The sequence below is a genomic window from Cicer arietinum cultivar CDC Frontier isolate Library 1 chromosome 6, Cicar.CDCFrontier_v2.0, whole genome shotgun sequence.
aaaagaattttctacaaactactcaaactataaataacacttatagttttgagtatacacaataataatttaaagagattggtagaatttgagtatgttcaacttgtttgagaatagattattgacaaatgaatttagtagaatgattatgatatttgaagaagaaaatagaacTTAATCTTTTGTTTGTGATCGAGAAGCTTTCAAGTATATAAGTGATGAATTTCCTTAGCACttaaaattctgatttttccttgagtttgggttccttttataggcttcaagaagGTTGATGACAACTAATTTGACTGCCGAAAAAGTGCATAGCTGTCATGTGTTAGATTTGGCTAAAGACCAAACTTTGTGAATCATGAATGTTCTTGACTTTAACATTTTGAATTTATGCTTTTGTGATAATAATATCTGATTTGTAGCTTCTCATTCTTGATTGTAATTTATGAACCTTTGTATATGTGCACAAACATCTCAGAGATGTGCTTAATGTATTCAGATCAAAACTGTATTTGATTCGTGCTAACAGGCTGGAGAATGATGTCTACATGTTGGAGATTGATTGTTAACATATTGGAGAATGATGTTCGCTTAGTGGAGATTAATTGGAACAtactggagaatgatgttaacATTATGGATATTGATGTTAACATGCTGAAGAATGATGTTATCATTCTGGAGACTGATGTTTAACATTTTGGAGATTAATGTTAACATGTTGGATATTGATCATTGTCACTTTTGCTTCGAGTCATGCCTTTTAGCCTTTGATATTTTGGAGTGTTTCTTTTGTTGAAGTGAGATTTGTATATTCCTTGTAGATGTACTAGAAATGCATTCGTAATTTGCAGGAGTTTTCCTTGCATTAACAGATAatttgaacttatttgatgaaaataaaaaacgtggagaacgttcttggtttttcagaatattttgaagaacattcttggttctatttgtttatttatttttctttacttaAACTGATTTTGCTTGCATTGCTTAGTACCTATCTTAAATTATTACACTCAAAAggacatgttaaattaacacattatttagaatcataattagagttttaattaacctttatttatatcaaaatattaatttaaaattttgtctcaacactctAATGGTGAATCATATCCATCTTATCCTTGATCTAATACCTATGCTTAAGGCTATTGTTACTTAGCAATTGGTTCACCAAACTCTCATGGAAATAAAAATCTTATAAAGCTTTTAAAGCATATGAGTTTCAAcccattttctctaaaatatgTTATGAGGATATTCGAGACAATATTTGGATGTTTATGAGAAAAGTTTTTTACAAAGGATACATGGATTTCCAAATGGCCAAACTGCTTATAGTTTTGATAGCTAAAGGGGGATAACCTTGACACCGTTTAAGAATTTCAACCTATTAGTTTTTGCAATGTGGCGTGTAAGTTGGTTTTTAAAGTTCTTATCAATCATATTAAACTCATGCTTAATAATATTGTGAGCCATCTAGAGATTAGTTTTATCATGACGAGAGGTATGATATGGAATGTCATTATTCTTTAAAAGTTTATCCATCACATGCACAAATCCAAGTGAAAAACAGGGAGATGTGATTCATAAGTTGATATTGATAACAACCTATCATAGAGTGGACTTGGTGATCATCTTGGATCGGTGATTGACCTAATCAAGAGTAGGTGGGTAATTAGTTGAACCATGTGACTATTGACCTTacctaaattaattttttttacaaattaatgaCATACAAATTTCATATTCACAAGTGTTTATCATCCTAATTCACCAATATTTACATACATATCGGTGATTAACTCGATCAAGAAATTGGGGTCTGTgggttgttttttatttttgaagtcacaaaaaattaaaattaataatacggttcgataaatttttagtttctctaaaattttactattttatttttcttttataaaaaaattgtcaatttttagtcctctaaaatattttgttttcacATTTGTTCCTTGATTTTGAATCAACtcttatattaattttgaatgatttttaatagaaatatttaggatattataagaatttttttcacaaaaaaattagattttttaacaatcgataaattaaatatgaacttttaagcgtcaaaaacttaaaaatttatatttaattcatcatttgttaataaattctaaatttttgtaagaaaaCCCTAAACATTACtgcaaaaaatcatttaaaaattttaaaaatacacaaTAGTTAACTTAGAAATAgaaaagtgaaaataaaaaatttaaatgattaaaaattaaaaataaaatagtaaaattctatagagtaaaatattatttaactcAATGATATTCCTAAAGAGTTGTGAtggttattaatttattatcattaaaaaaataggtGGCAAgggaaaaaattatatttaccaACAAGTATGAtggtgaaatatatttttatttaatttcacaaTTAATAGAGTATTTATAAATTCATATcatatagttttattaatttaagtatattttaacatctatattttattttaaggtgGTAAGGGACTACGGGCTGCATATTAATATGCTTTCACAAATAgatatttttgtattattattctAGAAAAGGTGGTAAGAATCTATTCATAAGAAAATTGTGAtagtgttaaaaataaaaataaacataaaagtaCTAACAACTGTAACACGAGGTAATAAAAAATGTTGTTGACTCAAATTAAAATCAAGTGATGGTGTACAAGCTTGCATTGTTGAACCGGTTCAATACCATCCATGATCAAACTATGAACGGTTTGATTTTTGTTCTAAGTTTAATTGATCGGTTTGGTCCGAGTTTTGAAACAACGCTTTGAGTTTTCTCCTATTATTATTTCGTCGAACTTACTTTCACCTTATCTTTTTGTGCTATGTATGAAAAAAAGTTGAAGTATGATTATTCATGTTGACCATAATGGAAAGTGACAACCTTTGCATCATATCTGGGATGAGCACAAGGTCTCTCCATCTTATCTGCAAATGATGTGCTTTGTTTGCAAAGGCTAAACTATTTTCGGCTTGTTTCATTTCTAACCTCTTGAATGACTTTTACTCTTTCCGAGTCTTACAATAAGTCTAGATAAGTCAAAAACTTATGcttcaaaatgattttttagagCTACTAAGGATAACCTTCATGCCCTCACATATATAAAATTCACTAACAGGTTAGGAAAATACTTGAGTTTTTGATCGATTGTGTTCTGAAAGGACCAAGAAAGAACATTACCTTGAGATCTATGACAAGGTGGCAACTTTGGTGGCTTGGAAATGGATGATTTTGAATAAACTAAGTAGAGTGACCATGGCTAAAGATGTCATTTCTCCTCTACCATCTAACAACATGCAAATCCAGTGGTTACCACATTATGCCTATGACACTTTGGATATAACAACGAggatttttttaacatttttcaaaCCACAAGGGTATACACGTGGTTAGATGGAAGAAAATTGCTCAACCTAAAAAGATTGGTGGGTTGAGAATTCATacaacataatttaaaaatgtggcACTTTTTGGTAATCTTATTTAGAGTCTCTTgtaatcaaaaaataaattgtggATTTCCTTATTGGTTGATAAATATTTGAAGGGGGGACATTTGTTCTTGGACAGAGTGAGAACTAGTCCACCTACCTAGAAGTATATTGTGAAGGTCGTGAATATAGATAAATATTGTTTCACCTTCAAAATAGGAGACGAAGACACAAACATCTGATTTAAACCTTGGAATATGTAGCAACCCTTGCGAGAAATTGTACAAGACATATCTCCAAGTGATATATGCCTTAAGGTTAGAGATGTTTGGAATAgagaggagtgcaaggttacaTCCTTATCTATTTTGTTTCCTCCTATTATCAACGCATCCATTCAAGTATTGAAACCCTATTTTGTCGATTCAATTGAAGATACTTGGCTTTAGAATTCTAACTTTAATGTTCAatacatgaattttttttggcTAAATTTGGTTTATTTTCTGGCATCAAATAAACATCTATCAAGCATTTTGAAATTAGATCTAGAGGTTACACCTTTCAACAACTGTACAATTTTTTCATCTTGCCACAACTCATTCTCCACTAGAGTTGTCTTATGCCATTAAGGAGTCAATGTCTCAACCGCTTGCCCTTTTGTTTTGAGGAGGAAACATTTactcattatattttattgtgtcAACAAGCTGATGATAATTGGGCATAGTGCAAAATGAATGATGTGTATgtcatttatcaaaataatgaCTTTTTATAACACTCTTATAATGATTTTCACTTTAGTGATTGATGTTGGTACCTTGGCCCCGATGATCTTGTggaatatttattgatttagagAAGACATACTTTGCATGATCAATGAGAACTCACGATGAGACCTTTCAATTTGGCTTCTATCGAAGTGTAAATTTGTCAAAGTTTTATATATTGAAATTCAAGCTTTTATGGTAAGAATTAAACTATGTAGGCATGGTGGACTTAGAAGGATAATTTTCTTCTTTGATTATCTGTATTTGGTTCAACTAATCTCTCTAAACACCTTTCATTTAACCATCTCTTTACTCTATCCTATAAGAAAAGAATATTTGTGTGAATATTCTatagttctttttttttctttgtttttaatataattgtaataattacataatgCGAGATGAGAAAGAGATCATAAATTTTAGGTGCGcatataattacatatttagtttaataacataaataaaaccatttcaaattgaaatttaaccaaaaatgtaaatatgatattatactttttcttgacatttgatttattattttgatatccCAAACTTGGAATCTGAAGTGAAGTGGCGAGGCGAAACAAGTTACTCAAGCACGGGGACACATCACATGCAGCTACCAGCGTCAGAATGGGAAATAGATTATTAAACACAAGAACACGTCACTGTCCCTCTCATCCTCCTTGTTCTTATCATCTTCTAActcattaataaattaaataatcattGCTTAAGCTGAATCAGCGTCGAATCGCTACCACCGTTGTTTACTTTTTTAACATCATCAAGGTTAAGACCATCATCGTCAGCAACAGTAATCGATTCTGAAGAGAAGTCAAGAGACAATGGCGACTCGCATGATCCTCAGAAGAGTAATTCAGAAACGCACCGTTTTATTCCCTCTTTCNNNNNNNNNNNNNNNNNNNNNNNNNNNNNNNNNNNNNNNNNNNNNNNNNNNNNNNNNNNNNNNNNNNNNNNNNNNNNNNNNNNNNNNNNNNNNNNNNNNNNNNNNTTCCCTTTCCACTTCTCgaaatataataattcattCCCTCTCTCAACCTTTTCAATTCGTTTCTTTGCCGTTGTTGTTCAAATGGATTGATGTAGTGTAGGGTAGCACGCTTGTTGTCGCGGAGCACGAACACGAAGGCGGTGCCATCAAACCCTCTTCTCTCTCTGCACTCTTTGCTGCCACGTGTCTTCCCGATAACGACTCTTCCGTTTCTCTCCTCTTGGCTGGTTCCGGTCCTTCTCTTCATCAAGCTGCTTCACTAGCTGCTTCTTCCCATCCTTCCATCTCTCAGGTaatcctctctctctctctcaccaAATTTAGGTTGAAGTATGTTATTTAGGATATTAATCCATACAACTATAGTTTTGCTTGAATTGAACATTACTTGGGCATTTTTCGGATTGATAGTGAGTTTGGCAAAATCACTAGGGCATGTTTGGTTCCACTTTTAGAGGGACAAACTAGATTCTGAAGGGATAAAATTGATGTTGACATGTTTGAGTGTTATCTTGTAGAATTAATTTTGCTCTAGAATTGATTATAACTTGAAGCTAGGTGTGTGTTAGGAAACATCAATTCTCATGGCAAAAGTCTCGTCGAACCAAAAGCTACAAATAGTAGCTTCTTCAAACATGTTTTACAAGCTTTTAACTGGGTTTGAAAGGAAGATTGAAATTTGGGTGTTTTGATAGTTGATGTGGGTGTGCTGCTTGTGGTGTAGGTGTTGGTAGCAGATTCAGATACATTCAAGAGCCCACTGGCAGAACCATGGGCTAAACTGGTCCATTTAGTTCAGCAGAAGGGTGGTTACTCTCATATAGTTGCTGCTTCAAATTCTTTTGGAAAAAATGTCATGCCGCGCGCCGCTGCTCTTTTAGATGTTTCTCCAGTTACTGATGTTACAGCAATTTCTGATTCCCTTACTTTTGTAAGGTGCATTAACTTTACTTTTGTGCGAcacttttttgtgtgtgttctATTTGTTCTGCTGATAAAATTCACCTCCATAGCTAATGGCAAAGtatattaaaatgaataaatttgcATGTGGGAGAGTATAGTTACAAAGTTGAAAAGATGGCTAACAAGGGATGTCTTTTTAGTTTTGGCAGCTGACTGGTGCAACCTGTTTTGCTTCTTGTATTTGAGTTATTAGTTATGAACCTActtatgaaatataaatattgagTTCTTTGTCCTATTgaaagtaatattttaatttcatacaGGCCAATATATGCTGGAAATGCACTTTGTACAGTCCGATATACTGGTGCCAGTCCTTGTATATTAACAATTAGATCCACATCTTTTCCTGTTTCTCAGAAGTCTGTTGACTCAAAATCTAATAAGGCTTCCATATCTCGAGTTGACCTTTCAACCTTTGACGAAGgtctgttttatttttcttgtgcattaacattttatttttgggaaAATTGAAAAGACAAGTAGGAAATGCTTGTCCTTATTTATCAGCTGGATATAGATCCTGGTTAGATGTTACAAAGATCGATGGATCAACTGTATCCGTGATAACTATCCTCAGTTATTTACGTCGATTTGATCAGTTACCTCCCTTTCAGACATGGATATTTTAACAACTGAAAATGGCATAAAAAACTTAAGTTCTTCATTGTTTTGGCAGATCTGGGAAAGTCTATGTATATATCTCAAACTTCTCAGGATGATGAACGGCCAGATCTTGGGAATGCACGAGTTGTAATTACTGGTGGCCGTGCACTAAAGAGTGCTGAGAACTTCAAGTTGATAGAAAATCTAGCCAACAAACTTGGTGCTGCTGGTAttgcttttatttttctctatttcgATGCTTATTTCTATAGCCAGAGAtttgttatttcttttttgCTGGATTCACAATAGGCTCCCGGATTTAATTTGCAGGACATTTATAGCATggaaaatcttttaatatctaattCCATGCCTTGATGCATGAGATTGTGTTTCATTGTCATTGCTCTCATATCATATTGTTTGTTTTGTGAATTAAGTAAAATCTGCTAAGTTCATTCTCTCCTTTGTTCAGTTGGTGCCACTCGTGCTGCTGTTGATGCAGGATTTGTTCCTAATGATCTCCAGGTACATTACTTCCTGTCAAATCAAAATTAACCACCCCACAAAACAACACACACAAACTTATACAAAAAATACAACCGAAGGATGAAAGATGAATGAGCTAACAAGGCCTCATTCTAGACTGCACTGTATACATCCTTGACTACTGGTCTACTCCGTTTCTCCCATGATTATGCTGCTAATTGTCATTTGTCACGTTGCGCTGTCAAAACAAGAAATTATTCGAAGTTAAGATAGTTACAAACATAAAAGTCTGAAACGGATAAACATCTTTGTGTAGAACAAAGAGGAATAGATAATTAGTGTTCAAATATCACTTTGGAATATTAAACACATTAAAGCATAATATACTGATatacttttgttttctttcaagTGTAGCAGGGCATTATCAGTGTTATCGATGGTTGACGGCTGACCATAGCAGAAAGCTTAAAAACCGTCATTTTTAGCCGCCATAAAACGCCATGGCACCACCATCCTTCACAAATTGGCCATGGCGGTTGCAATCTGCCATGGCCGATATTTGACAACATTTGGATTATGCAATCATAAatgttttctttcatttttttagcTCAACTTGATTTTCTGACTTTTGGATTAGGTGGCCACAACTCCGACCATTGTGTCAGGCATCCCTTCTAGATAAGATATTTTAAGCTGCTATCTTAGttgaaagaaatatattttcctGCTTTCCTGGTTTGATACTGAAAGCTCATCAATGGCATATCATTTGAGGGATTTGAATATGCAGCTTTCATTGTGTTTGTGTTGAGTTTCAATAGCCACTTCAATTCCATTTTAGTTCATTGCGTAGTTATATTCTGATGTTTGTGTTTCCTGTTTTCGAATTGAATATGAAGGTTGGACAAACCGGAAAGATTGTTGCTCCCGAACTCTATATGGCTTTTGGTGTATCTGGAGCTATTCAACATTTGGCTGGGATGAGGGATTCCAAGGTCATTGTTGCTGTGAACAATGATGCTGATGCTCCTATATTTCAGGTAATGGCTTTTTGGTTTAAACTGAAAAAGCTGTTTATCCAAGTTCAGCTTCACTTTATTTGCCACAAGCAATCCTGAAACGGTTTTTCCTTATGTGATATGCTGAATTGCAGGTTTCTGATTATGGACTGGTAGGAGATTTGTTTGAGGTGATACCAGAGTTGTTGGAGAAGCTTCccgagaaaaaataaaacaagtgaCATGCATATGTTTATAGTGTATACCACAGTTTCTGAATGTATCATCCTTGGAGTTACATATTCACAATAGCATTTGTTTACCTGAAAAAGTAGAAGAAAATGAAGTGTTAATTGATTGAACATTTAAATACCAGAAGGCTCATTTTGCATTATTACTGCAGTACAACGGGTAAAAACAAGAGTAAATTGCATTTACTTCCTTATAAATGACATATATTCCCTCCTATTGTATATGACACAGACCTTCCCTCAATTACACCTGTCTTCCCTCGATTTTGTAATTTGTAGTGTATGCCATTTAAACAAACTTGGGAAGGTGGGTGCAATTTCTCAAACAAATTAGAGTTAAGCATACCTTGGCTTGGGGACGGTACTTTCAATTTCTTCAAATGATAATGTTAAATCACTTTACACAAGTGAAATACATAgagaacaattataatttaCGGGTGTTGAAGTGTCTTCCATTTTAGATCTACTATGGTAGAATTTTGTcatctcaatttttttctcaataataACGATGTTATAATCTTATTTCTTAtgaatccatattttttatggttaaattttaaatccttctaaaattttaatgtttagtccttaaattaaaagttttttttgttgttgtagttttTAGTCTAAAAAAATGTGTCTTCATTTTTTGTGTACGCTTTTGTGTCAAAGTCGTGTAtgattcaaaattttgaatgttttttatgtataacttttttataaaaatttagaattttttaataaaaattttaggTTGAATTGCATTCGGagtcctttaatttaattttagttaatgttttagtcatttattcgttttttttttcttatgagtttgtcttttattttaattttaagtgacaatttgatattttatattttaaaatgttaacaatgttgttatttttttttttacaaaaattcaacaaaatcatcaaaaaaattaaacaaaacctataaaattcattatcaccttcaataaaatgcaaatttaatcaaattcataacttaaatctttaaataaactcatattttttattctttatttgatgttgttggagatgaaaatatgagtttatttgaatatttgagttatgcatttgatgaaatttgcactatattgaagatgattattaattttatgggttttgtttgaaaattttgatgatttttttgaattttttttaaaaaaatgataacattgttggcattttataacataaaatatcaaattgtcgcttaaattaaaataaaagaccaaatcgaaaagaaaaaaaaaagataaaggattaaaacgttaactgaaattaagttaagagactcCGAGTGCAATTTAGCCTAAATTTTAAGTactaaaaacttcaaaaaaattatctttaagtGATTCATTCGTTTAAAAGTTGTTTACaatatcttaaatataattattaaaaatcattaaaaaaatacacatgaGTTGATTTAAAAGTAGAAatacaaaatctaaaataaaaaatttaagtttttataggagactaaaaatataattataaccttttaaaagaactaaaatttatttaattttttttaagatgaattaatccaaattaatatattttcatatcaatattataatatatgaatttgCCCTCGTTAATCAGAATTCTTGGATTCTTATGCACCCATATTATCAAAGGCGAATTTGGTTGGCttaaaatgttttttcaaacgggatatagtttgatttttttaaatcaaatagatTTCTAAATTTTTTGCTCTTATCTAACCTGATAACATACATATGCTAATTTGTCATAGGCCTGGTTGGCCAATCCACCTATTTCTACTCCTCCTAGAGAAATAAGAATAGGCTGATTGCTCATCTCcctaatttttgtttgttactTATATTAGGATGGTATACTTTAGTAAATGGAGAGAAAtctattattcattttttatctttattaaatTGCTCATATCcctattaaataataaaaaaattgaaattattaataattcaacaatttcaaaattttagaatttaaaaaaaaaatctaaaacaattatattttgaaaattttgtgttcattcaaatttttgaatttttttttaaatttttgaaaaaatcataattagaaggtttcatatttatttaaagtcgtttttttaacttttagaaaaattatattttggacGTTTTACATTCTTcaaaagttttaatattttttaaattgaaaaagttGCATTTTagaagtttcacattcatcctccaaagtttcgattttttttttaaattttgaaaaaattccattttgaaaaattcatattcatctaaaatttcgattttttttcttttagtaaaaagAGAATGAGTGAGTGGTAGATTTCTCTAGTCAACTTTACACATTTGAAATCCAACTTTGGATAAAAAGCTTAGAGATCCGAGGAGAAATGAACATTGGCCTAAGTAAGGGTGTACAAAACACGATCGGGTTCATCAACCTGCCTTGACTCGTAGGTTTGAGTTGGATTTGGCAGGTCTAAAAATTAACTaggaacaaaaaataaatacaagatTGAGACATAGTAAAAATATAGATCTAGACCAGGTTACTCCTCGAATTACTTATTTtgtctcaaattattttatgtaaattttttttactattattattataataattattattaatttctctatatcctaaaaataattaaatcttataTCACTCTACACTTAAAGTCTAgagacaaataaaaaatgaattgtaTTGTAAAATATTCTTTGACCACcgacctttttattaaaaagagaGGAGGACATATTTAATTATAcagtaatattttagtaatatatttagACACCACTTATATTTAAGAAATACTTGTGAACAAtagttttcaatttcatttgatGATGTTTAAATCATTACTTAATAAAACTTTaaactacttttttttcttacaaaacgTGTTGTTCTATATTATATAAACtttgagttacttcttaattaaaaaaatatttatatattactatTAACTGACTTGTCTTTAGAACAAACCAATCTTATCTTTGTATTATCTTGCT
It includes:
- the LOC101493551 gene encoding electron transfer flavoprotein subunit alpha, mitochondrial, which gives rise to MATRMILRRVIQKRTVLFPLSXXXXXXGSTLVVAEHEHEGGAIKPSSLSALFAATCLPDNDSSVSLLLAGSGPSLHQAASLAASSHPSISQVLVADSDTFKSPLAEPWAKLVHLVQQKGGYSHIVAASNSFGKNVMPRAAALLDVSPVTDVTAISDSLTFVRPIYAGNALCTVRYTGASPCILTIRSTSFPVSQKSVDSKSNKASISRVDLSTFDEDLGKSMYISQTSQDDERPDLGNARVVITGGRALKSAENFKLIENLANKLGAAVGATRAAVDAGFVPNDLQVGQTGKIVAPELYMAFGVSGAIQHLAGMRDSKVIVAVNNDADAPIFQVSDYGLVGDLFEVIPELLEKLPEKK